A stretch of Opitutaceae bacterium DNA encodes these proteins:
- a CDS encoding FG-GAP-like repeat-containing protein produces the protein MREPGQEPLSSERLRMIREIFEQAADLSEDERGLFLERACGGDRDLHGRISALLAETESGDSPFDDLMDGMIRPALESLSRNPHKAAEWLDGNLQEVPEEDPLIGRTISRFEILESIGRGGMGMVYRARDRTLDRMVALKFLPPSLSADPDAKERFIHEAKAASGLNHPNIATVHEIAETVDHQMFIAMGYYPGQTLTEKIKGGPLPVDEALDIAVQLVSGLQKAHEQGVTHRDIKPGNIMITGQGTVVLLDFGLAKLSNESGYTQIGQMAGTLAYMSPEQAMGGVIDGRTDIWSFGVVLYEMLTGKRPFGGNAQSAVRAILDEDPVSPVDLIPGLPRSCDEVLARCLAKNPDHRYQNVTDLLDDLRSARDGSPAKRHRGRAPWKRRFRLRTVLMAAVSAVVILTALLLWPRGLGPLPAQPADGPVAVAVGGPPAGEREGDGEDETVRILREVWRQNPDHADAARALGIHFDYRLQRHDDAMLWYRRAYALENWNPNLPNRIGDLYRVLGDLEAAVWWTERALRVAPESDLANSLQVKVHLLRGEVDEALAFFRENPTGRLPHAVGANGDPLLLALPYYGSGLGAEQAEDSVSLLPLLDALLAKGRTEQALGFCRTHFAAESDPPGDDPGRATFRVAADPFEPGGDGVLEFDPGFLRGEIWEWNPGHVITRWHPRHRSAAIRLPPAARITASGRRTLYLRIGRPAFDPRTAVMDFVWGLASSAGSSDYAAPTYGDLSIQSRYAPDGGLELRDGTAFVELVAAPTETAVFHELWYVVDPDSNTFDVHIRGGRRFPDQTAIFREAHYRKETREALDLLVLVQNTGQAPADLRRRLPVYVDDIWVYPDGENLGVPGEGWVPVDDFEDGELSGWMRRLVRCDHLLDITRAGLALGVVRTLQAAGRKEAAGNLLDGIEATVESTWLPDRNENRALWARIHALRGDRAGVLTDLRTLFASGQTGWYWDGLLRRDEWEPYLDDPEIRAAFAELDRVRDTQLARIRKMEQQGELAAIPMHLDDVRPLTAVSFTRLMSGPALDGQARFIGQGWGDYDGDGLVDLVLAEQGRAIVHLYRNLGGGAFRRDEEGIAATGLKSPNQPVWADQDNDGDLDLFIATDDDQIDGFYRNDGRGGLAREYSGVWVETPTSSDNAAWGDYDNDGFVDLYVTSNMEPNRIYRNNGDGTMTPVANEANQTVGFSDGLAWSDFDGDGDVDLFIGGQDEVQFRNEGNGTFSWVSSEEGGVPSLADDLSLSSADFDNDGDLDLLCCTWKTAAGCHLFRNEGASGFYDAVRAIPSAASVAANGSAWGDFDNDGWIDFFIANGNGSNLLYHNEGGDRFRLVVPTPPVDDKLGSLRCAWVDFDNDGDLDLSVTNEPIDDSGHSFQLFRNEGGTNHWIMIRLVGTVSNRTAFGAKVRVRAVIGGREISQLRQIGGNGDTPGELRAHFGLGDASVIETLRVEWPSGMVQELNGVTVDQLITIEESAPEREPGREERAVAGSGEHEVGPPGGRIRMQPGRPVEG, from the coding sequence ATGAGGGAACCGGGTCAGGAACCGCTGTCCTCAGAGCGCCTCAGGATGATCCGGGAGATCTTCGAGCAGGCCGCAGACCTTTCTGAAGATGAACGCGGCCTTTTCCTTGAGCGTGCCTGTGGCGGCGATCGGGACCTGCACGGGCGGATCTCCGCCCTGCTGGCAGAGACCGAATCGGGCGATTCTCCGTTTGACGACCTGATGGATGGCATGATCCGACCTGCCCTGGAAAGCCTGAGTCGGAATCCTCACAAGGCGGCGGAGTGGCTGGACGGCAACCTGCAGGAAGTGCCCGAAGAGGATCCGCTGATTGGCCGAACCATCTCCCGCTTTGAAATCCTCGAATCGATCGGACGAGGGGGAATGGGCATGGTCTACCGGGCCCGGGACCGGACCCTCGACCGGATGGTCGCCCTGAAATTCCTGCCTCCGTCGCTCAGCGCGGATCCTGATGCCAAGGAGCGGTTCATTCACGAAGCCAAGGCGGCTTCCGGCCTGAATCACCCGAATATCGCGACCGTCCACGAAATCGCCGAGACGGTCGATCACCAGATGTTTATCGCCATGGGGTATTACCCGGGCCAGACGTTGACGGAAAAAATCAAAGGGGGGCCGTTGCCGGTCGATGAAGCCCTCGATATTGCGGTTCAGTTGGTCTCTGGTTTGCAGAAGGCGCACGAACAGGGCGTCACCCACCGGGACATTAAACCCGGGAATATCATGATCACCGGTCAGGGCACGGTTGTTCTTCTCGATTTCGGCCTGGCCAAGCTTTCCAACGAGTCCGGCTACACTCAGATCGGGCAAATGGCGGGAACCCTCGCCTATATGTCGCCGGAACAAGCCATGGGCGGGGTCATCGACGGGCGCACGGATATCTGGTCGTTCGGGGTTGTCCTGTATGAAATGCTGACCGGCAAGCGGCCCTTCGGCGGGAACGCCCAGTCGGCTGTCCGTGCGATTCTCGATGAGGATCCGGTTTCACCTGTTGATCTGATTCCCGGGTTGCCCCGTTCCTGCGACGAGGTTCTTGCGCGTTGCCTGGCCAAGAATCCCGATCATCGCTATCAGAACGTCACGGATCTGCTCGACGATTTGCGGAGTGCCCGGGACGGATCGCCTGCGAAACGACACCGGGGGCGGGCACCCTGGAAGCGGCGATTCCGCCTCAGAACGGTCCTGATGGCGGCCGTGTCGGCCGTGGTGATCCTGACCGCCCTTCTCCTGTGGCCGCGCGGGCTTGGGCCGCTCCCGGCCCAGCCGGCCGACGGCCCGGTGGCCGTTGCGGTCGGGGGTCCGCCGGCCGGGGAAAGGGAAGGAGATGGCGAGGATGAGACCGTCCGGATCCTCCGAGAGGTGTGGCGGCAGAATCCCGATCACGCCGATGCCGCGAGGGCCCTGGGTATCCATTTCGACTACAGGCTGCAACGCCATGACGACGCCATGCTCTGGTACCGCCGGGCCTACGCTCTCGAGAACTGGAATCCCAATCTGCCCAACCGGATCGGCGACCTTTACCGCGTCCTCGGCGACCTCGAGGCGGCTGTCTGGTGGACGGAACGGGCCCTTCGGGTGGCCCCGGAATCGGATCTGGCCAACAGCCTGCAGGTCAAGGTGCATCTTCTCCGGGGCGAGGTCGATGAGGCCCTGGCCTTTTTCCGGGAGAATCCGACCGGCCGGCTCCCGCACGCCGTGGGGGCCAACGGTGATCCGCTCTTGCTGGCCTTGCCCTACTACGGCTCGGGTCTCGGGGCCGAACAGGCGGAGGATTCGGTGTCTCTGCTCCCCCTGCTGGATGCCCTTCTCGCGAAGGGCCGGACGGAACAGGCCCTGGGGTTCTGCCGGACCCACTTCGCCGCCGAATCGGATCCGCCGGGGGACGATCCGGGACGGGCGACCTTCCGGGTGGCTGCGGACCCCTTCGAACCGGGCGGCGACGGCGTGCTCGAGTTCGATCCCGGCTTTCTCCGGGGTGAGATCTGGGAATGGAATCCCGGTCATGTGATTACGCGGTGGCATCCCCGCCATCGATCGGCTGCCATCCGGCTGCCGCCGGCCGCCCGGATAACCGCCTCCGGCCGCCGCACTCTCTACCTCAGGATCGGACGGCCGGCTTTTGATCCGAGGACGGCCGTCATGGACTTCGTGTGGGGCCTGGCGTCGTCGGCCGGCTCTTCGGACTATGCGGCGCCGACCTATGGGGATCTCTCCATTCAGTCGCGTTACGCGCCCGACGGTGGCCTGGAACTGCGCGACGGGACGGCTTTTGTCGAACTTGTAGCGGCTCCCACGGAGACGGCGGTCTTCCATGAGCTCTGGTATGTCGTCGACCCTGACAGCAACACTTTCGACGTCCATATCCGCGGCGGCCGGCGGTTCCCGGACCAGACCGCCATCTTCAGGGAGGCGCACTACAGGAAGGAAACCCGGGAAGCCCTTGATCTTCTCGTTCTCGTTCAGAACACCGGTCAGGCCCCGGCGGATCTCCGCCGCCGGCTTCCCGTGTATGTGGATGACATCTGGGTCTATCCGGACGGGGAGAACCTGGGGGTGCCCGGTGAGGGCTGGGTCCCGGTCGATGACTTTGAGGACGGGGAGCTTTCCGGATGGATGCGGCGACTGGTTCGATGCGATCACCTGCTCGATATCACCCGGGCGGGCCTGGCTCTCGGCGTGGTCCGGACCCTCCAGGCGGCGGGTCGGAAAGAGGCGGCGGGCAATCTTTTGGACGGGATTGAGGCAACGGTCGAGAGCACATGGCTGCCCGACCGGAACGAGAACCGGGCCCTGTGGGCACGGATCCACGCCTTGAGGGGAGACCGGGCCGGCGTGCTTACGGACCTGCGGACGCTCTTTGCGTCCGGGCAGACCGGGTGGTACTGGGACGGACTTCTTCGAAGGGACGAATGGGAACCCTATCTTGACGATCCGGAGATCCGGGCGGCCTTCGCGGAGCTTGACCGTGTCCGGGACACCCAGTTGGCCCGTATCCGCAAAATGGAGCAACAGGGCGAACTTGCGGCCATACCGATGCATTTGGATGACGTCCGGCCCTTGACCGCGGTCTCGTTCACCCGGCTGATGTCAGGACCTGCCCTCGACGGGCAGGCCCGTTTCATCGGCCAGGGGTGGGGTGACTACGATGGTGATGGCTTGGTGGATCTGGTCCTGGCGGAGCAGGGCAGGGCGATCGTTCACCTCTACCGCAACCTGGGCGGCGGGGCGTTTCGCAGGGATGAAGAGGGAATTGCGGCGACGGGTCTGAAATCGCCCAACCAGCCGGTTTGGGCGGATCAGGACAATGACGGAGACCTGGATCTCTTCATCGCCACAGACGACGATCAGATTGATGGATTCTACCGCAATGACGGTCGAGGGGGATTGGCTCGGGAGTACAGTGGCGTCTGGGTTGAAACGCCGACCAGTTCCGACAATGCCGCCTGGGGCGATTATGATAATGACGGCTTCGTGGATCTCTACGTGACCAGCAACATGGAGCCGAACCGGATTTACCGCAACAACGGCGATGGGACCATGACCCCGGTGGCCAACGAGGCCAATCAGACGGTGGGCTTCTCGGATGGACTCGCCTGGAGTGACTTCGACGGCGACGGAGACGTCGATCTGTTCATCGGCGGACAGGATGAGGTCCAGTTCCGGAACGAGGGAAATGGCACTTTCAGTTGGGTTTCATCGGAGGAGGGTGGTGTTCCCTCGCTGGCCGACGATCTGAGCCTCTCGAGCGCGGACTTCGACAATGACGGGGACCTGGACCTGCTCTGCTGCACTTGGAAGACGGCAGCCGGTTGTCATCTCTTCCGCAACGAAGGTGCCTCTGGATTTTACGACGCGGTCAGGGCGATCCCGTCGGCGGCCTCGGTCGCGGCCAACGGATCGGCCTGGGGTGATTTCGACAATGACGGGTGGATTGACTTCTTCATTGCCAACGGAAACGGGTCCAACCTTCTGTATCACAATGAGGGTGGCGACCGTTTCAGGCTGGTCGTCCCTACGCCCCCGGTGGACGACAAGCTCGGGTCGTTGCGCTGTGCCTGGGTCGATTTCGACAATGACGGAGACCTCGACCTGTCGGTCACCAATGAGCCGATCGATGATTCAGGGCACTCTTTTCAACTCTTCCGCAACGAAGGTGGCACGAACCACTGGATCATGATCCGTCTTGTGGGCACTGTCTCGAACCGGACCGCCTTCGGGGCGAAGGTGAGGGTCCGGGCCGTGATCGGCGGCAGGGAGATCAGCCAGCTGCGGCAGATTGGCGGGAACGGCGACACCCCCGGCGAACTGCGCGCCCATTTCGGGCTCGGCGATGCTTCGGTCATTGAAACGCTCCGCGTTGAGTGGCCCTCCGGCATGGTGCAGGAACTCAACGGCGTGACGGTGGATCAACTCATCACCATCGAGGAGTCCGCACCGGAACGTGAACCGGGAAGGGAAGAAAGGGCTGTGGCTGGGTCCGGGGAACACGAGGTTGGCCCGCCCGGCGGGCGAATCCGAATGCAGCCGGGTCGCCCGGTCGAAGGGTGA
- a CDS encoding ECF-type sigma factor, translating into MPESLIVAELYWKPVCRSRTDRDGSDPHPDRSRVDLTTTLYGELRRLAAARMAGQGGLQTLQATALVHEAWLKLGGGGQPEFENRAHLCAAVAQTMRHILVDRARRRKRIRHGGGLQRVDLDAWNWEAADPATIPSRDHALLLLDEALEALAVSDPETVELVKLHYFAGLTQGEVAGALGMSERMVRRRLAWARAWLNLEIRKGQAA; encoded by the coding sequence ATGCCAGAATCGCTCATCGTGGCGGAGCTGTATTGGAAGCCCGTGTGCAGGAGCAGGACAGACAGGGATGGGAGTGATCCGCATCCGGACAGGAGCAGAGTCGATCTGACGACGACCCTGTATGGGGAGCTTCGCAGGCTGGCCGCGGCTCGAATGGCGGGTCAGGGTGGTTTGCAGACTCTTCAGGCCACCGCCCTGGTCCATGAAGCGTGGCTGAAGCTGGGGGGAGGTGGGCAGCCGGAATTTGAGAACCGCGCTCATTTGTGCGCCGCAGTGGCGCAGACCATGCGTCACATACTGGTTGACCGGGCCCGCAGGAGGAAACGGATCCGCCACGGGGGAGGGCTCCAGCGGGTTGACCTGGATGCCTGGAACTGGGAAGCGGCGGACCCGGCGACGATTCCCTCTCGCGATCATGCGCTGCTGCTGTTGGACGAAGCCCTGGAGGCGTTGGCGGTGAGCGACCCCGAAACGGTCGAGCTGGTCAAACTCCATTACTTTGCCGGGTTGACGCAGGGCGAGGTTGCCGGGGCTTTGGGGATGTCTGAGCGAATGGTCCGGCGGCGTCTGGCCTGGGCGCGGGCCTGGCTCAACCTGGAGATCCGAAAGGGGCAGGCTGCCTGA
- a CDS encoding outer membrane protein transport protein, translating to MNSPVTFKSLTRSLAIVSLSMCATTLVRGGAFTLTEQNASGIGTAFSSSAEARDASTIFYNPAGLTRLERAELTGAATVIVLSGGYTDEGSTTAGVIPISGGNGGNPGGATPFPTLYYAQPVSDKIVAGLGMHVPFGLSTDYESGWVGRYHGLKTELMTLNLNPSIGLKLTDQLSVGLGFSYQYVAATFSNAIDFGLAGYAMSIPGFAPGSADGEVSIEGNNWGTGYNFGLLWEPMAGARFGLAYRSQIGNSVTGDATFTDVPAPFQPLFPDQAFSASLDLPASLSGNFFLQIDSRWAVMADVTWINWSVMQEIVIQFENPLTPTSTLPQYWDDSFIYSGGVHYRAGNVTYKLGVALDETPINDPDFRSPRIPDSNRTWISLGVSIRSSETLSFDAGYAHLFMDESTTNFTDDQTHNLKGTFRLRAEVFSAQATWNF from the coding sequence ATGAACAGCCCCGTCACCTTCAAATCACTGACCCGAAGCCTGGCCATCGTTTCCCTCTCGATGTGCGCGACCACCCTCGTTCGTGGCGGCGCCTTTACCTTGACTGAACAGAACGCCTCGGGAATCGGAACCGCTTTCAGTTCCAGTGCGGAAGCCCGCGACGCCTCCACCATCTTCTACAATCCCGCGGGGCTGACCCGGCTCGAACGCGCCGAGCTGACCGGAGCAGCGACCGTCATCGTCCTCTCCGGAGGCTACACCGACGAGGGATCCACCACCGCCGGTGTCATCCCCATTTCCGGAGGCAACGGAGGCAACCCGGGAGGAGCCACTCCGTTCCCGACGCTCTACTACGCCCAGCCCGTCTCCGACAAGATCGTGGCCGGTCTCGGCATGCATGTTCCCTTCGGCCTTTCCACCGACTACGAGTCGGGATGGGTCGGCCGCTACCACGGGCTGAAGACCGAGTTGATGACGCTCAACCTGAATCCTTCCATTGGACTGAAGCTGACCGATCAGCTCTCGGTCGGTCTCGGGTTCAGCTACCAGTATGTCGCCGCCACTTTCAGCAACGCGATTGACTTCGGATTGGCCGGCTATGCCATGAGCATCCCTGGATTCGCCCCCGGTTCGGCCGACGGAGAAGTCTCCATCGAAGGCAACAACTGGGGAACGGGATACAATTTCGGACTGCTCTGGGAGCCGATGGCCGGGGCGCGCTTCGGCCTTGCCTACCGGTCCCAGATCGGCAACTCCGTGACCGGAGACGCCACCTTCACCGACGTGCCGGCTCCGTTTCAGCCGCTCTTCCCGGATCAGGCGTTTTCGGCTTCACTCGATCTTCCCGCTTCCCTCTCCGGCAATTTCTTTCTCCAGATCGACAGCCGCTGGGCCGTCATGGCGGACGTTACCTGGATCAACTGGAGTGTGATGCAGGAAATCGTGATCCAATTCGAGAATCCGCTGACCCCGACCTCCACCCTTCCCCAATACTGGGATGATTCCTTCATCTATTCGGGAGGGGTTCACTACCGGGCGGGAAATGTGACCTACAAGCTGGGTGTCGCCCTCGACGAAACCCCGATCAACGACCCCGATTTCCGCTCTCCCCGGATCCCGGATTCCAACCGCACCTGGATCTCCCTCGGGGTCTCCATCCGTTCGAGCGAAACCCTCAGTTTCGACGCTGGTTACGCCCATCTCTTCATGGACGAATCGACTACCAATTTCACCGACGACCAGACCCACAACCTCAAGGGCACCTTCCGCCTCCGCGCTGAAGTGTTCAGCGCCCAGGCCACCTGGAACTTCTGA
- a CDS encoding 3-ketoacyl-ACP reductase: protein MKRKTALVTGASRGIGRGIAVELARAGYQVAINYAGNQKAAEEALALVKDAGGDGVIVQADVSSAADREKLVITTMEAFGRIDLLVNNAGVAPNVRADLLECGEESFDRLFGINLKGPFFLSQSVAKRMLEQVPDAGGFRGRIVNITSISVYTSSINRGDYCMVKAGLAMMTKLFADRLSNDGINVYEIRPGIIATDMTSGVTAKYDKLILEDGITPIRRWGKPEDIGRAVRAVAEDYLPFSTGEVINVDGGFHLHRL, encoded by the coding sequence ATGAAACGGAAAACTGCATTGGTGACGGGAGCTTCCCGCGGAATTGGCCGGGGTATCGCGGTTGAGCTGGCTCGAGCCGGTTATCAGGTGGCCATCAATTACGCGGGCAACCAGAAGGCCGCCGAGGAAGCCCTCGCCCTGGTCAAGGATGCCGGGGGCGACGGGGTCATCGTACAGGCGGATGTTTCGTCGGCTGCCGATCGTGAGAAGCTGGTGATCACGACGATGGAGGCCTTTGGCCGGATCGATCTGCTGGTCAACAATGCCGGGGTTGCCCCAAACGTGCGGGCCGACCTGCTCGAGTGCGGCGAGGAGAGTTTCGACCGGCTCTTCGGGATCAATCTGAAGGGCCCCTTTTTCCTCAGTCAGTCGGTGGCGAAGCGGATGCTGGAACAGGTACCGGATGCGGGTGGTTTTCGCGGTCGCATCGTCAACATCACTTCGATTTCGGTCTACACCTCATCGATCAACCGCGGCGATTACTGCATGGTCAAGGCGGGCCTGGCCATGATGACGAAGCTCTTTGCCGACCGTCTGTCCAATGACGGAATCAATGTCTACGAGATCCGCCCGGGTATCATCGCGACGGATATGACATCCGGGGTGACGGCGAAGTATGACAAGCTGATCCTTGAAGACGGGATCACGCCGATCCGGCGTTGGGGCAAACCCGAAGACATCGGCCGGGCCGTTCGGGCGGTGGCCGAAGATTACCTGCCGTTTTCAACCGGCGAGGTTATCAATGTCGATGGTGGTTTCCATCTGCACCGGCTTTGA
- a CDS encoding fucose isomerase — protein MKKTSKTILLVANGDLRQSANEATWAAQAAMEAKLTETLKSLGYRLVRAHPYKKDLKHGFIGSQKEGMEVFSKIDPKTPLIVAEAVWQYSHHLLPGLVSHQAPILTIANWSGQWPGLVGMLNLNGSLTKAGVPYSTLWSENFDDRFFLRGLERWLTTGQVKHPASHVKSLSRAKVPARARAVARRIATDLKTRKSIMGVFDEGCMGMFNAIIPDDLLFTTGVYKERLSQSALFYAMSEVSDREANAVYRWLVKAGLKFHFGRDFEKDLNKDMVLQQCKMYVAALRIADEFGCETIGIQYQQGLKDLTPASDLVEGLLNNSDRPPVKNRAGKIINEGRPLPHFNEVDECSGLDALMTNRVHRALGQPVETTLHDLRWGDSDRSGTTNDYVWVFLISGSAPAAHHVDGYKGSDSWRQPAMYFRLGGGTLRGVAKPGEIVWSRVYVAEGRLKMDLGRGKAIELPPEETERRWQATTPEWPIMHGVTYGVSRDQMMGRHKANHIQVVYANSAREADLALYAKAALARELGLEVSLCGTRKDGKAF, from the coding sequence ATGAAGAAAACCTCGAAAACCATCCTCCTCGTCGCCAATGGCGATCTGCGCCAGTCCGCCAACGAAGCCACCTGGGCCGCCCAGGCCGCCATGGAGGCCAAACTCACCGAAACCCTTAAATCCCTCGGCTATCGCCTGGTCCGGGCCCATCCCTACAAGAAAGACCTGAAACACGGTTTCATCGGCAGTCAGAAGGAGGGCATGGAGGTTTTCTCGAAAATCGATCCGAAGACCCCCCTGATCGTGGCCGAAGCCGTCTGGCAGTACAGCCATCACCTCCTGCCGGGCCTGGTTTCCCATCAGGCGCCCATCCTGACCATCGCCAACTGGTCTGGCCAATGGCCCGGTCTGGTCGGCATGCTCAACTTGAACGGCTCGCTGACCAAGGCCGGGGTCCCCTACTCCACCCTCTGGAGCGAGAACTTCGACGACCGCTTCTTTCTCCGCGGCCTCGAAAGATGGCTGACCACCGGACAGGTGAAGCATCCGGCTTCCCACGTCAAATCCCTCAGCCGGGCGAAGGTTCCCGCCCGTGCCCGGGCCGTGGCCCGGCGGATTGCGACCGACCTGAAGACCCGCAAATCAATCATGGGAGTCTTCGACGAGGGTTGCATGGGCATGTTCAACGCCATCATACCGGATGACCTGCTCTTCACGACCGGCGTCTACAAGGAACGTCTCAGCCAGTCCGCGCTCTTTTACGCCATGTCCGAGGTCTCCGATCGTGAAGCCAATGCGGTCTATCGCTGGCTGGTCAAAGCCGGACTCAAGTTTCACTTTGGCAGGGATTTTGAGAAGGACCTGAACAAGGACATGGTCCTCCAGCAGTGCAAGATGTACGTGGCCGCCCTGCGAATCGCCGACGAATTCGGCTGCGAGACCATCGGCATCCAATACCAGCAGGGCCTGAAGGACCTGACGCCCGCATCGGACCTGGTCGAGGGCCTGCTCAACAATTCCGACCGACCGCCGGTGAAAAACCGCGCCGGCAAGATCATCAACGAGGGCCGCCCCCTCCCGCATTTCAACGAGGTCGACGAGTGCTCCGGACTCGACGCTCTCATGACCAATCGCGTCCACCGCGCTCTCGGACAGCCGGTCGAGACGACCCTGCACGACCTGCGCTGGGGCGACTCCGACCGGTCGGGCACCACCAACGATTACGTCTGGGTCTTTCTCATCTCGGGTTCCGCTCCGGCCGCCCATCATGTCGACGGCTACAAAGGAAGCGACTCATGGCGCCAGCCCGCCATGTACTTCCGGTTGGGCGGCGGAACCCTGCGGGGTGTGGCCAAGCCCGGGGAAATTGTCTGGTCCCGCGTCTACGTGGCGGAAGGCAGACTCAAAATGGATCTCGGCCGCGGCAAAGCGATCGAACTGCCCCCCGAGGAGACCGAGCGTCGCTGGCAGGCCACCACCCCGGAATGGCCGATCATGCACGGGGTCACCTACGGCGTCAGCCGCGACCAGATGATGGGACGGCACAAGGCCAACCATATCCAGGTGGTCTACGCCAACTCCGCCCGTGAGGCCGACCTCGCCCTCTACGCCAAGGCCGCCCTGGCCCGCGAACTCGGCCTCGAGGTCTCCCTCTGCGGCACCCGAAAGGACGGCAAGGCTTTCTAA
- a CDS encoding sulfatase encodes MNIVYLHAHDAGRYIQPYGHAIPTPNLMRLARQSTLFRHAYCAAPTCSPSRAALLTGVSAHESGMLGLAHRGFSLTHPERHLGSFLRENGYQTVLSGVQHEFAWDESLPPYDRQLKLPETEGHAARDRAAAEAAAAFLREEHESPFFLSCGFIFPHRAFTEIDPDIDPAYVQPPAGLPDQAEIRRDMAAYHTAVRHMDRAAGKVIRTLKETGLDQSTLLIFTVDHGIAFPGMKCQLCDNGIGISLIIHYPGNPTAGRATDALVSQLDLYPTICDLAGLAPPSWLSGHSLRPILEGRAGSVRDEVFAEVTFHAGYEPQRAIRTRTHKLIRIFDDDLTPVMVNIDDSPSKTLLHQHGFPNRVPVQLYDLLLDPEERNNLAGNPAHAAIESDLTARLQAWMEATRDPLLEGAVPPPAGARINLRSQYSPNEPLA; translated from the coding sequence ATGAACATTGTCTACCTTCACGCCCACGATGCCGGCCGCTATATCCAGCCCTACGGCCACGCCATCCCCACCCCCAACCTGATGCGCCTGGCCCGGCAGAGCACTCTCTTCCGCCATGCCTATTGCGCCGCCCCGACCTGCTCGCCCAGCCGCGCGGCTCTTCTCACCGGGGTATCCGCCCATGAGTCGGGCATGCTCGGCCTGGCCCATCGCGGCTTCAGCCTGACGCACCCGGAACGCCACCTGGGCTCTTTCCTGAGGGAGAATGGCTACCAGACCGTCCTCAGCGGGGTGCAACATGAGTTCGCCTGGGACGAAAGCCTCCCGCCCTACGACCGCCAGCTCAAACTGCCCGAAACCGAAGGCCATGCCGCCCGGGACCGGGCGGCAGCCGAAGCGGCCGCCGCCTTTCTCCGGGAAGAACATGAATCGCCGTTCTTCCTGTCCTGCGGCTTCATCTTTCCCCACCGGGCCTTCACGGAAATCGATCCCGACATCGACCCGGCCTACGTCCAGCCTCCGGCCGGCCTTCCCGATCAGGCGGAAATCCGCCGCGACATGGCCGCCTACCACACCGCCGTGCGGCACATGGATCGGGCCGCCGGCAAAGTCATCCGTACCCTGAAGGAAACAGGTCTCGATCAGAGCACCCTTCTCATTTTCACCGTCGATCACGGCATCGCCTTCCCCGGGATGAAGTGTCAGCTCTGCGACAACGGTATAGGGATATCGCTCATCATCCATTATCCCGGCAACCCCACCGCCGGCCGGGCCACCGATGCCCTCGTCTCCCAGCTGGATCTGTATCCAACAATCTGCGACCTGGCCGGATTGGCTCCTCCCTCCTGGCTGAGCGGACACAGTCTTCGCCCGATCCTTGAGGGAAGGGCCGGCTCGGTCCGCGACGAAGTCTTTGCCGAAGTCACCTTCCATGCCGGCTACGAACCCCAGCGCGCCATCCGCACCCGGACTCACAAACTGATCCGGATCTTCGACGACGACCTCACCCCGGTCATGGTCAATATCGACGATTCCCCGTCCAAGACCCTGCTTCACCAACATGGTTTCCCGAACCGGGTCCCCGTTCAGCTCTACGATCTGCTACTCGATCCCGAAGAGCGGAACAACCTCGCCGGCAACCCCGCCCATGCGGCAATCGAGTCGGACCTGACCGCCCGACTCCAGGCCTGGATGGAGGCAACCCGTGACCCTCTGCTCGAGGGGGCGGTCCCGCCGCCGGCAGGTGCCCGGATCAATCTGCGCTCCCAATACAGCCCGAACGAGCCGCTCGCCTGA
- a CDS encoding GDSL-type esterase/lipase family protein gives MWRKIPLAGALITISLGALVAEPSRFEDTIRGFEEADRVNPPEPGGVLFVGSSSIRMWRDLEMAFPDLGPILNRGFGGSTMADLLEVTDRIVLPSRPAVIVVYEGDNDLAGKATPAEVAARFAMFLDRMAEALPETRVLILSVKPSFARWALLPQMRETNQLLTRMAVARERVEFVDVFHAMLGPGVSLAREDFSDDGLHLSARGYARWAEVLTPWLRGALD, from the coding sequence ATGTGGAGAAAAATACCGCTGGCGGGCGCCTTGATCACGATCAGTCTGGGCGCATTGGTGGCCGAACCATCCCGATTCGAGGATACCATTCGCGGATTTGAGGAGGCGGACCGGGTGAATCCTCCGGAACCGGGGGGAGTCCTTTTTGTCGGCAGCTCCTCGATCCGGATGTGGCGGGATCTCGAGATGGCGTTTCCGGACCTGGGGCCGATCCTCAACCGCGGCTTTGGCGGGTCGACCATGGCGGATCTGCTGGAAGTGACCGATCGGATCGTTCTGCCCTCCCGACCTGCCGTCATCGTGGTTTATGAAGGGGACAATGACCTGGCGGGGAAAGCCACCCCGGCTGAAGTGGCGGCCCGTTTCGCGATGTTTCTGGACAGGATGGCGGAAGCCTTGCCGGAGACGCGGGTGCTCATCCTGTCGGTCAAGCCGAGTTTCGCCCGATGGGCTCTGCTGCCCCAGATGCGCGAGACCAACCAGTTGCTGACCCGGATGGCGGTGGCCAGGGAGAGGGTCGAGTTTGTCGACGTCTTTCATGCCATGCTCGGTCCGGGCGTGAGTCTGGCCCGGGAGGACTTCAGCGACGACGGGCTGCACCTGTCGGCCCGGGGTTATGCGCGGTGGGCGGAAGTATTGACGCCCTGGTTACGCGGCGCACTCGATTGA